The Geobacillus stearothermophilus ATCC 12980 genome contains a region encoding:
- a CDS encoding dihydrolipoamide acetyltransferase family protein yields MAIEQLTMPQLGESVTEGTISKWLVSPGDKVNKYDPIAEVITDKVSAEIPSSFAGVIRELIAKEGETLPVGAPICTIEVEGAAPASEAKPADEAPKAEDNAKPAAPKKAGRANNGRYSPAVLRLAQEHGIDLEQVEGTGLGGRVTRKDLLKLIESGQIPKAGAAPAAEQAAPKAESRTEQPATAAATVQPSAAAAPTAPQAAPIKPAAPNVEAGAGDIEIPVTPVRRAIAENMLRSKHEAPHAWMMVEVDVTDLVAYRDAIKDEFRRREGFNLTYFAFFVKAVAQALKEFPQLNSTWAGDKIIQRKDINISIAVATDDVLFVPVIKHADEKTIKGIAREIAELAAKTRAGKLRPEDMQSGTFTVNNTGAFGSVQSMGIINYPQAAILQVETIVKRPVVKNGMIAIRDMVNLCLSLDHRVLDGLICGRFLARVKAILENMNKDNTPIY; encoded by the coding sequence GTGGCCATCGAACAATTGACGATGCCTCAGCTCGGGGAAAGCGTCACGGAAGGCACGATCAGCAAATGGCTCGTTTCCCCGGGCGACAAAGTGAACAAATACGACCCGATCGCTGAAGTCATCACCGATAAAGTGAGCGCGGAAATTCCGTCGTCGTTTGCCGGCGTCATCCGCGAGCTGATCGCCAAAGAAGGGGAGACGCTCCCAGTCGGCGCGCCGATTTGCACGATCGAAGTCGAAGGCGCTGCACCGGCTTCGGAAGCGAAGCCGGCGGATGAAGCGCCGAAAGCAGAAGACAACGCCAAGCCAGCCGCTCCGAAAAAGGCCGGCCGGGCAAACAACGGCCGCTATTCGCCGGCCGTGCTCCGCTTGGCTCAGGAACACGGCATTGACCTCGAACAAGTCGAAGGCACCGGCCTTGGCGGGCGGGTGACGCGCAAAGATTTGCTGAAGCTCATTGAGTCTGGACAAATTCCGAAAGCGGGAGCGGCACCGGCGGCGGAACAAGCGGCGCCAAAAGCGGAATCGAGAACGGAACAACCGGCCACAGCCGCCGCAACCGTTCAACCGTCTGCCGCGGCCGCGCCAACCGCGCCGCAGGCAGCGCCGATCAAACCAGCGGCCCCGAACGTCGAAGCCGGAGCGGGCGACATCGAAATTCCGGTCACCCCGGTGCGCAGAGCGATCGCCGAGAACATGCTCCGCAGCAAACACGAAGCGCCGCACGCTTGGATGATGGTCGAAGTCGACGTCACCGATCTTGTCGCCTACCGCGATGCCATCAAAGACGAGTTCAGGCGGCGTGAAGGCTTCAATTTGACGTATTTCGCCTTCTTCGTCAAGGCGGTCGCCCAAGCGCTGAAAGAATTCCCGCAGCTGAACTCGACGTGGGCGGGCGATAAGATCATTCAACGCAAAGACATCAACATCTCGATCGCCGTCGCGACGGATGACGTCTTGTTCGTGCCCGTCATCAAGCACGCCGATGAAAAAACGATCAAAGGCATCGCCCGTGAAATCGCTGAACTGGCGGCGAAAACGCGCGCCGGCAAACTGCGCCCGGAAGACATGCAGAGCGGCACGTTCACCGTCAACAACACCGGCGCGTTCGGCTCGGTGCAGTCGATGGGCATTATCAACTACCCGCAAGCGGCCATTTTGCAAGTGGAAACGATCGTCAAACGCCCGGTCGTGAAAAACGGCATGATCGCCATCCGCGACATGGTCAACTTATGCTTGTCGCTTGACCATCGCGTCTTGGACGGCCTCATTTGCGGCCGCTTCCTCGCCCGCGTCAAAGCGATTTTGGAAAACATGAACAAAGACAACACGCCGATTTATTAA
- a CDS encoding response regulator transcription factor: MCERTILIVDDEEEMRLLVSMYLENAGFRCLEAGDGEEALALLSQHPVDAVLLDVMMPKQDGFAVCARIREQSDVPILFLTALGEEWDKVKGLKLGGDDYIVKPFSPGELIARLEAVLRRVQRVRENDGRLQFGDLAIDEKGRTVTVGGEAVKLTLKEFKLLLFLAKHRGQVFSRDDLLVKVWGYDYTGNARTVDTHVKTLRMKLKDAARHIQTVWGIGYKFEG; the protein is encoded by the coding sequence ATGTGCGAACGAACCATTTTAATCGTGGATGATGAAGAAGAAATGCGTCTGTTGGTCAGCATGTATTTAGAAAACGCCGGCTTTCGCTGCTTGGAAGCGGGAGATGGGGAGGAGGCGCTGGCGCTGCTTTCGCAACATCCGGTTGATGCCGTGCTGTTGGACGTCATGATGCCAAAACAGGACGGATTCGCCGTCTGCGCCCGCATCCGCGAGCAGTCGGACGTGCCGATTTTGTTTTTGACCGCGCTTGGCGAAGAATGGGACAAAGTGAAAGGATTGAAGCTGGGAGGCGACGATTACATCGTCAAACCGTTCAGCCCGGGAGAGCTCATCGCCCGCCTTGAGGCGGTGCTGCGCCGGGTGCAGCGCGTCCGCGAGAATGACGGCCGGCTGCAATTTGGCGACCTTGCCATCGACGAAAAAGGACGAACCGTGACCGTTGGCGGCGAGGCGGTGAAGCTGACGTTGAAGGAGTTTAAGCTGCTGCTGTTTTTGGCAAAACACCGCGGTCAGGTGTTCAGCCGCGACGACTTGCTCGTCAAAGTGTGGGGATATGATTATACAGGAAACGCTCGCACGGTCGATACGCATGTGAAAACGCTGCGCATGAAGCTGAAAGACGCCGCTCGCCATATCCAAACCGTCTGGGGCATCGGCTACAAGTTTGAGGGATGA
- a CDS encoding RNA-guided endonuclease InsQ/TnpB family protein gives MYRTLKTRFQAKKEVIQKLFECNRISAEVWNECLRLAKEHHLETGKWITKTELQKATKGRFSIHSQSIQAVVHKYIFARDGAKEARKKGEKIKYPYKKKKHFNTKWAKDGFVLHEDGTLELSLGIWNRKRQSPLVVKIDKEKLPNGKVKEIELVYDRGLWLCLSYEDGKKPKENPCKNRVAIDPGEIHTIAAICENGESLIITGRKIRSIHRLRNKKLKELQKLMSRCKKGSKQWKKYNRAKQYVLSKSEAQLKDALHKTTRQFVRWCLENQVKEVVIGDIEGIQRNTKKKRNKKTNQKLSNWSFGKLFDYLKYKLNAEGIQIEKKDESYTSQTCPVCGKKNKSSSRNYTCQCGYKRHRDIHGAMNLFAKVYYGEIRPLEFTVKPFTYRRIA, from the coding sequence CCCGTTTTCAGGCAAAGAAAGAAGTTATCCAAAAACTATTTGAATGCAATCGTATCTCCGCAGAAGTTTGGAACGAATGCCTTCGTTTGGCAAAAGAACATCATTTGGAAACAGGAAAATGGATAACCAAAACGGAACTGCAAAAAGCAACAAAAGGTCGTTTTTCTATCCACAGCCAAAGCATCCAGGCGGTTGTGCATAAATATATCTTTGCCCGTGATGGGGCAAAAGAAGCACGGAAAAAAGGAGAAAAAATCAAATATCCATACAAAAAGAAAAAACATTTCAACACGAAATGGGCAAAAGATGGGTTTGTTTTGCATGAAGACGGAACGTTGGAACTGTCGCTAGGAATTTGGAATCGAAAACGACAATCTCCTTTGGTGGTGAAAATCGACAAAGAGAAACTTCCAAACGGAAAAGTCAAAGAAATCGAGTTGGTCTATGACCGTGGTTTGTGGCTTTGTTTATCGTATGAAGATGGGAAAAAACCAAAAGAAAATCCATGTAAAAACCGTGTTGCTATTGACCCAGGGGAAATTCACACCATCGCAGCCATTTGTGAAAATGGGGAAAGCCTCATTATCACGGGAAGAAAAATAAGAAGCATTCATCGGTTGAGAAACAAGAAATTAAAAGAACTGCAAAAACTCATGAGCAGATGCAAAAAAGGCTCCAAACAATGGAAAAAGTACAATCGGGCGAAACAATATGTACTTTCGAAATCAGAGGCACAACTAAAGGATGCACTGCACAAAACCACGAGACAATTTGTTCGTTGGTGTTTGGAAAACCAAGTGAAAGAAGTCGTCATTGGAGATATCGAAGGAATCCAACGGAATACGAAAAAGAAACGAAACAAAAAGACCAATCAGAAATTATCCAATTGGTCGTTTGGAAAATTATTTGATTATCTCAAATACAAATTGAATGCCGAAGGAATTCAAATCGAGAAAAAAGATGAAAGTTATACCTCGCAAACATGCCCTGTTTGCGGGAAGAAAAATAAATCTTCTTCTAGAAATTATACATGTCAATGCGGGTACAAACGACACCGTGATATCCATGGGGCAATGAATTTATTTGCCAAAGTATATTATGGTGAAATCCGCCCATTGGAATTTACGGTCAAACCGTTTACGTATCGACGGATTGCTTAG
- a CDS encoding aromatic acid exporter family protein, translating into MKIGYRTLKTAVGVALAIAIAQLIGLHNFASAGIIVILCVQVTKKRSLETARARFAACVVAIGFAALFFTVFGYHPWTIGLLLLLFIPVTVRLKINEGIATSSVIILHLYAAGDITWGLVANEILLVAVGIGVALLMNMYMPSAEKQLKEYQRIVEDLFRIILKEIVRYLRTNELDWDGKELPLAAETLDKAKKLAMRHADNQLWRNEDEYVRYFRMRERQLEVIEHMLPLVTSLVYTVEQRMMVADFIDELSDAIHPGNTADRFLRRLAEMREQFKAMPLPTTREQFEERAALFHLVRELERYLIIKSEFHLGNERKPQRLKA; encoded by the coding sequence ATGAAAATCGGCTATCGGACATTGAAAACGGCGGTGGGGGTGGCGCTGGCGATTGCCATCGCTCAGCTCATCGGTCTTCATAACTTCGCTTCTGCCGGCATTATCGTCATCTTATGCGTCCAAGTGACGAAAAAGCGGTCGCTTGAGACCGCCCGGGCTCGTTTTGCGGCGTGCGTTGTCGCGATCGGGTTTGCGGCGTTGTTTTTTACCGTCTTCGGCTATCATCCGTGGACGATTGGGCTGTTGCTTTTGTTGTTCATTCCGGTGACGGTTCGCTTGAAAATCAATGAAGGCATTGCGACAAGCTCGGTCATTATTTTGCATTTGTATGCGGCCGGGGACATCACGTGGGGATTGGTCGCCAATGAGATCTTGCTGGTAGCGGTTGGCATTGGGGTAGCGCTGCTGATGAACATGTATATGCCGAGCGCCGAGAAGCAGCTCAAAGAGTACCAGCGCATTGTCGAAGATTTGTTTCGCATTATTTTAAAAGAAATCGTCCGCTACTTGCGCACAAATGAGCTTGATTGGGATGGGAAGGAGCTGCCGCTTGCGGCGGAGACGCTCGACAAAGCGAAAAAGCTCGCCATGCGCCACGCCGACAATCAATTATGGCGGAATGAGGATGAATATGTCCGCTACTTCCGCATGCGCGAGCGGCAGTTGGAAGTCATCGAGCATATGCTTCCGCTTGTGACATCGCTTGTCTACACGGTCGAGCAGCGGATGATGGTCGCCGATTTTATCGACGAATTAAGCGACGCCATTCACCCGGGAAATACGGCCGATCGGTTTTTGCGGCGCCTTGCCGAGATGCGCGAACAGTTTAAGGCGATGCCGCTGCCAACGACGCGCGAACAGTTTGAAGAGCGGGCGGCGTTGTTTCATTTGGTGCGCGAATTGGAGCGATATTTAATCATCAAAAGCGAATTCCATCTCGGAAACGAACGAAAACCGCAGCGGCTGAAGGCATGA
- a CDS encoding BrxA/BrxB family bacilliredoxin, with protein MFQFQFPLYHDIVEQARREAVEAGFEELRTPEDVDAAFRRPGTTLVLINSVCGCAGGIARPAAAHAVHYDKRPDHLVTVFAGQDKEATARAREYFVGEPPSSPSFALLKDGKLCAMLHRHDIEGHEPVAVVQKLQALFDEYCEEV; from the coding sequence ATGTTCCAATTTCAATTTCCGCTCTATCACGACATCGTCGAACAAGCGCGGCGTGAAGCGGTCGAAGCCGGATTTGAAGAGCTGCGCACGCCGGAAGACGTCGATGCGGCATTCCGCCGTCCGGGCACCACGCTTGTCCTCATCAACTCCGTATGCGGCTGCGCCGGCGGCATCGCCCGTCCCGCAGCGGCCCATGCCGTTCACTACGACAAGCGCCCGGACCATTTGGTGACCGTCTTTGCCGGCCAAGACAAAGAAGCAACGGCCCGCGCGCGCGAGTATTTTGTCGGCGAGCCGCCGTCCTCGCCGTCGTTCGCGTTGTTAAAAGACGGAAAACTGTGTGCCATGCTCCACCGCCACGACATCGAAGGGCACGAACCGGTCGCCGTCGTGCAAAAGCTGCAGGCGCTGTTTGACGAATATTGCGAGGAAGTGTGA
- a CDS encoding Uma2 family endonuclease produces MGSPEKEQAPMTYKEYATWPEGKRCEVLDGNIISMAPSPTPEHQSVSLQLSIEFGMHLRGKDCRVLAAPIDVYLFEDHRKGWMDENVRNWVCPDLVVICDKNKIQKNRIVGAPDLVVEILSPATAKIDRMDKRIAYERAGVKEYWIVDPANQVVEVYLRGKTGRLELHGVYNRDDAVLVHVLKDFVIDLRNIFQ; encoded by the coding sequence ATGGGTTCACCGGAAAAGGAACAGGCCCCTATGACCTACAAAGAGTATGCGACATGGCCGGAAGGAAAACGGTGCGAGGTGTTGGATGGGAACATCATCAGCATGGCGCCGTCGCCGACACCGGAACATCAATCCGTTTCGCTCCAACTTTCCATTGAATTCGGGATGCATCTTCGTGGGAAGGATTGCCGCGTGTTGGCCGCCCCGATCGATGTGTATCTTTTCGAAGATCATCGAAAGGGATGGATGGATGAAAACGTCCGAAACTGGGTATGCCCCGATCTTGTCGTCATCTGCGACAAAAACAAAATTCAAAAAAACCGCATTGTCGGGGCTCCGGATTTGGTCGTCGAGATCTTGTCCCCCGCTACGGCCAAAATCGACCGGATGGACAAACGGATCGCGTACGAGCGGGCCGGGGTGAAGGAATATTGGATCGTTGACCCGGCGAATCAAGTGGTGGAAGTGTATTTGCGCGGAAAAACAGGAAGATTGGAACTTCATGGAGTGTACAACCGGGATGACGCTGTTTTGGTTCATGTATTGAAGGATTTCGTGATCGATTTGCGAAACATTTTCCAATGA
- a CDS encoding YncE family protein translates to MKRESVWMLLCLFFMLSGCAKTSFPPIADSLSVVISLDVKAETVTFLNAKNGGKIARWNIDQPFQGGVLSPDGRTLFLYGRDLDGVYRYDLATGKLLGEWKIGSGIVSAAPSPDGRTWFFGDSTHHAVRVVSRDGKEIARLSVGRSPMTLLVNRAGTRLYVIDFQDERTWIIDVDRRRVIRSFAVPKFALGGVVRERQEELWVGGHGSGSRVETNIHVYSLQDGRLLRTIAAPVMPVDFVETGRGVFVLSHGSNTVYQFSLDGKKLASASVGANPFAMEAAFGRLYIASYDSDEIIVVDEATLRLLARWKTGDGPLQLFIREGRTCANEPF, encoded by the coding sequence ATGAAACGAGAGAGCGTATGGATGCTGTTGTGTTTGTTCTTTATGCTAAGCGGCTGCGCGAAGACATCGTTTCCTCCGATCGCTGATTCGCTGTCGGTCGTCATCAGTCTCGATGTCAAAGCGGAAACGGTCACCTTTTTGAACGCGAAAAATGGCGGCAAAATCGCCCGCTGGAACATTGATCAGCCGTTTCAAGGCGGGGTGTTGAGCCCAGACGGCCGGACGCTTTTTTTGTACGGGCGGGATCTTGACGGGGTCTATCGGTACGATCTCGCGACCGGGAAGCTGCTTGGCGAATGGAAAATAGGAAGCGGCATTGTGAGCGCTGCTCCATCTCCGGATGGCCGCACGTGGTTTTTTGGCGACAGCACCCATCACGCGGTGCGCGTTGTGAGCCGGGACGGGAAAGAGATCGCCCGCCTTTCGGTCGGACGCTCCCCGATGACGCTGCTGGTCAATCGCGCTGGAACGAGGTTGTATGTGATCGATTTTCAAGACGAACGGACGTGGATCATCGATGTGGACCGCCGCCGCGTCATCCGTTCGTTCGCCGTGCCGAAGTTCGCCTTGGGCGGAGTGGTGCGCGAGCGACAAGAGGAGCTGTGGGTCGGCGGGCACGGCAGCGGAAGCCGTGTGGAAACGAACATTCATGTCTACTCACTGCAAGACGGCCGCTTGCTCCGGACGATCGCCGCTCCGGTCATGCCGGTCGATTTCGTCGAAACAGGCCGCGGCGTGTTTGTGCTAAGCCATGGCTCCAACACAGTTTACCAATTTTCCCTAGATGGAAAGAAACTCGCTTCGGCGTCTGTCGGCGCCAATCCATTTGCGATGGAAGCGGCGTTCGGTCGTTTGTATATCGCGAGCTATGACAGCGATGAAATTATCGTGGTCGATGAGGCGACGTTGCGTCTGCTCGCCCGTTGGAAGACGGGAGACGGCCCGCTGCAACTATTCATTCGGGAGGGACGAACATGTGCGAACGAACCATTTTAA
- a CDS encoding sensor histidine kinase: MKRLRLGQKLWLSIGAAVVVTLAFSFGLLNYFYRTVYMKEVERTLIAEGTSLARDYRGGAVTEAYRRQIEWYDEKSTATILLIDNPRELSACFPFPVHYDALVSGRDRETLLTGKPVVKTGYEKRFGRRVMAVVVPLLDGKRLEGAIYLYLPLADVQEATKRAAAAFWPLAAIFVAALLVVGRRMVRQMTEPLQAMEQAAERMAEGRYEADIPVRSDDEIGRLAEAFNQMADAIAKEDERKREFLANVSHELRTPLSYMKGYSEALLAGLAKTKEEEKAYLRLIHRETERMERLVRDLLDLARLEGQSVPLERAPVAFAQVIEDVIATYEPIAAQKRIELAFELDYDIIVNGDADRLEQVVRNLLDNAIRYTPEGGVVTVRLSRFSEAEGELVVQDTGKGIPKDQLPFLGQRFFRVDRARTRKEGGTGLGLAIVKQIVSLHDGAIWFDSDLGRGMTVFVRLPLVREEE; encoded by the coding sequence ATGAAACGGCTTCGGTTAGGACAAAAACTATGGCTGTCGATCGGCGCCGCGGTCGTGGTGACGCTGGCGTTTTCTTTTGGTCTTCTCAATTATTTTTACCGGACGGTGTACATGAAAGAAGTTGAGCGAACGTTGATCGCGGAAGGGACGAGCCTCGCCCGCGACTATCGCGGCGGGGCGGTGACGGAGGCATATCGCCGTCAAATCGAATGGTATGACGAAAAATCAACGGCCACGATCTTGTTGATTGACAACCCGCGCGAACTGAGCGCCTGCTTTCCGTTTCCGGTCCACTATGACGCGTTAGTCAGCGGCCGCGACCGGGAAACATTGTTAACCGGGAAGCCTGTTGTCAAAACGGGATACGAAAAGCGGTTCGGCCGCCGCGTGATGGCGGTCGTCGTTCCGCTTTTGGACGGCAAGCGGCTTGAAGGAGCGATTTACTTGTATTTGCCGTTAGCCGACGTTCAGGAAGCAACGAAGCGGGCGGCCGCCGCGTTTTGGCCGTTGGCCGCCATATTCGTCGCCGCGCTTTTGGTTGTCGGCCGACGGATGGTGCGGCAGATGACCGAGCCGCTGCAGGCGATGGAACAAGCGGCAGAACGCATGGCGGAAGGACGCTACGAAGCGGACATCCCCGTGCGGAGCGATGATGAAATCGGCCGCCTGGCGGAGGCGTTCAACCAAATGGCGGACGCCATTGCTAAAGAAGACGAGCGGAAACGCGAGTTCTTAGCGAACGTCTCGCATGAGCTGCGCACGCCGCTCAGCTATATGAAAGGATACAGCGAAGCACTCCTTGCTGGCCTCGCGAAAACGAAGGAAGAAGAAAAGGCGTACCTTCGCCTCATCCACCGCGAAACGGAGCGGATGGAGCGGCTGGTGCGCGATCTTCTTGACCTGGCGCGCCTTGAAGGGCAAAGCGTGCCGCTCGAGCGCGCGCCGGTGGCGTTCGCCCAAGTGATCGAAGATGTCATCGCCACGTACGAACCGATCGCCGCGCAAAAGCGGATCGAGCTGGCGTTCGAGTTGGACTATGACATCATCGTCAACGGCGACGCCGACCGGCTCGAACAAGTCGTGCGCAACTTGCTTGACAACGCCATCCGCTACACCCCAGAAGGCGGTGTGGTGACGGTGCGGCTTTCCCGCTTTTCGGAAGCGGAAGGCGAGCTTGTCGTCCAAGATACGGGCAAAGGCATTCCAAAAGACCAGCTCCCGTTTCTCGGCCAGCGCTTTTTCCGCGTCGATCGCGCCCGCACTCGCAAAGAAGGCGGCACCGGCTTGGGGCTTGCCATCGTCAAACAAATCGTCTCTCTTCATGACGGCGCGATTTGGTTCGACAGCGACCTTGGACGCGGGATGACTGTATTCGTCCGCCTGCCGCTCGTTCGGGAAGAGGAATAA